One genomic window of Desulfovibrio subterraneus includes the following:
- the gatB gene encoding Asp-tRNA(Asn)/Glu-tRNA(Gln) amidotransferase subunit GatB, which translates to MAKYEVVIGLEVHAQLKTDSKLFCSCSTRFGNDPNENVCEVCSGMPGVLPVLNKRAVEFAAKMGLAMNCTVRNRSVFERKNYFYPDSPNGYQISQLGEAICHGGHIELNMGEYVRRVGITRIQLENDAGKSIHSAADNASFVDLNRTGVPLIEIVSDPDMRSAEEAVAYLKSLRAILLYLGICDGNMEEGSFRCDANVSLRPAGQEEFGIRVELKNMNSFRHVQKGIEYEIARQQDLLDDGEPVVQQTRLYNAEKNVTAAMRGKEEAHDYRYFPDPDLIPIMLSDEQIAAWREELPELPEQRKARFAAGLGLPEYDAEVLTQDKDMADYFEAALAAFNNPKKISNFMMGQFQRELNERNLTAKEAPIRPEMLAELVRIIEEGLISNKIGSDIFPDLFTSGASPEAYVKEKGMVQISDTSELERAVDEVIAENPSEVEAYRGGKTKLQSFFVGQVMRKTRGKANPALVNELLAKKL; encoded by the coding sequence ATGGCGAAGTATGAAGTTGTCATCGGGTTGGAAGTGCATGCCCAGTTGAAGACCGACTCCAAGCTGTTCTGTTCCTGCTCCACCCGTTTCGGCAACGACCCCAACGAGAACGTGTGCGAGGTGTGCTCCGGCATGCCCGGCGTGCTGCCGGTTCTGAACAAGCGGGCCGTGGAATTTGCCGCCAAAATGGGGCTGGCCATGAACTGCACGGTGCGCAACCGATCCGTGTTCGAGCGCAAAAACTATTTCTATCCCGATTCCCCGAACGGCTACCAGATTTCCCAGCTGGGCGAGGCGATCTGTCATGGCGGTCATATTGAGCTGAATATGGGTGAGTATGTCCGCAGAGTGGGTATTACCCGCATCCAGCTCGAAAACGATGCCGGCAAGTCCATCCATTCCGCAGCGGACAATGCCTCTTTCGTGGACCTGAACCGTACCGGCGTGCCGCTTATCGAGATCGTTTCCGATCCTGATATGCGCAGCGCCGAAGAAGCCGTGGCGTACCTCAAGTCGTTGCGCGCCATTCTGCTCTATCTGGGCATCTGCGACGGGAACATGGAAGAGGGCAGTTTCCGCTGCGACGCCAACGTTTCCCTGCGTCCTGCGGGACAGGAGGAGTTCGGCATCCGTGTGGAGCTGAAGAACATGAACTCCTTCCGCCATGTGCAGAAGGGGATTGAGTACGAAATTGCCCGCCAGCAGGACCTGCTGGACGACGGTGAACCCGTGGTGCAGCAGACCCGTCTGTATAATGCGGAGAAGAACGTCACCGCTGCCATGCGCGGCAAGGAAGAAGCCCACGATTACCGCTACTTTCCCGATCCGGACCTCATCCCCATCATGCTGTCGGATGAGCAGATCGCCGCATGGCGTGAAGAACTTCCGGAACTGCCGGAGCAGCGCAAGGCCCGCTTTGCGGCCGGACTGGGCCTGCCCGAGTATGATGCTGAGGTGCTGACGCAGGACAAGGACATGGCCGACTATTTTGAGGCGGCACTTGCAGCATTCAACAACCCCAAGAAGATCAGCAACTTCATGATGGGCCAGTTCCAGCGGGAACTCAATGAGCGCAACCTGACGGCGAAAGAGGCACCCATCCGCCCCGAGATGCTGGCAGAGCTTGTGCGTATTATTGAGGAAGGGCTTATCTCCAACAAGATCGGCAGCGATATCTTCCCCGATCTCTTCACCAGCGGAGCATCTCCCGAGGCATATGTGAAGGAGAAGGGCATGGTGCAGATCTCCGACACATCCGAACTCGAACGGGCTGTCGATGAGGTTATCGCCGAAAACCCCTCCGAGGTGGAGGCATACCGAGGCGGCAAGACCAAGCTGCAGAGCTTCTTTGTCGGTCAGGTCATGCGCAAGACGCGTGGCAAGGCCAATCCGGCCCTGGTGAACGAACTGCTCGCAAAGAAACTGTAG
- a CDS encoding MucR family transcriptional regulator has translation MDDYLKGALEIVKAQASVRTMTEEEITSMVRTLADNIREISNGSEEVGFEVDPELDPKKSIKEKSITCLECGKSFKILTRKHLVLHGLDAAEYREKWGFKKNTPLVCKALQRERRKKMKSMALWEKRRKVVVQ, from the coding sequence GTGGACGACTATTTGAAAGGGGCATTGGAAATTGTGAAGGCGCAAGCCAGTGTGCGCACAATGACTGAAGAAGAAATCACCTCAATGGTACGCACGCTCGCTGATAATATTCGTGAGATCAGCAATGGTTCGGAAGAGGTCGGGTTTGAAGTCGATCCCGAGCTTGATCCCAAGAAGTCGATCAAGGAAAAATCCATAACCTGTCTCGAATGCGGCAAGTCGTTCAAGATACTCACCCGCAAGCACCTTGTGCTGCACGGGCTTGATGCTGCCGAGTACCGCGAGAAGTGGGGATTCAAGAAGAATACGCCGCTCGTTTGCAAGGCGTTGCAGCGTGAACGGCGCAAGAAGATGAAGTCTATGGCGCTGTGGGAAAAACGTCGTAAAGTAGTTGTACAATAG
- a CDS encoding Crp/Fnr family transcriptional regulator → MPSYAVRTFLKYSMIFSEGSRGDSAYLLQEGRVELSKDVHGKKKVLAILNPVNMFGEMSLILDDKRRTATAVALDDVRAVELKQKHFDSFVRESPQIMQTLIDVLVHRLRSSTKKSMHVPSLFQGVCRTFELMAHNGVRKCDYMHTIMSLKEAFVSPEDKVLDILYKLEHLGMIEQTYSPDGAKCITLLHPDHFTVEAARRVQAHAKGEEF, encoded by the coding sequence ATGCCATCCTACGCAGTCAGAACTTTTCTCAAATATTCCATGATATTCAGCGAGGGAAGCAGGGGAGATTCCGCATACCTGCTGCAGGAAGGCAGAGTGGAACTGTCCAAGGACGTGCATGGCAAGAAGAAGGTGCTGGCCATTCTCAACCCGGTGAACATGTTCGGCGAAATGTCTCTGATTCTGGACGACAAGCGGCGCACGGCCACAGCCGTTGCGCTGGACGATGTGCGGGCCGTGGAGCTGAAGCAGAAGCACTTCGACAGCTTTGTCAGAGAGTCCCCGCAGATCATGCAGACGCTCATTGACGTACTGGTACACAGGTTGCGCTCCAGCACGAAAAAATCCATGCATGTTCCCAGCCTGTTTCAGGGCGTCTGCAGAACCTTTGAACTCATGGCGCACAACGGAGTGCGGAAATGCGACTACATGCACACAATCATGTCGCTCAAAGAGGCCTTTGTCAGCCCGGAAGACAAGGTGCTGGACATCCTCTACAAGCTTGAACATCTGGGCATGATCGAACAGACGTATTCCCCCGATGGCGCTAAGTGCATCACCTTACTGCACCCTGACCACTTCACGGTAGAGGCGGCGCGCAGGGTTCAGGCCCATGCAAAGGGCGAGGAATTCTAA
- the thrB gene encoding homoserine kinase, with the protein MSDTPNLRQPVATDEECVSIIGMAGAGKTTVGKTLAAQLSWAFIDSDHIIEAHYGTRLQDVADSMTKDEFLDVEGSIIGRIGARRTVISTGGSVVYRQPAVDHLKTLGPVIYLDVSLPVILERISRNPERGLAIAPGQTIEDLYNERKALYEAAADFTVCCDDLAPDTCAQTIRHWLEAR; encoded by the coding sequence ATGTCCGATACGCCGAACCTGAGACAACCTGTTGCCACCGACGAAGAATGTGTTTCCATCATCGGCATGGCGGGAGCGGGCAAAACCACTGTGGGCAAAACGCTTGCCGCCCAGTTGAGCTGGGCGTTCATTGATTCCGACCACATCATCGAGGCCCATTACGGCACCCGGCTGCAGGACGTGGCGGACAGCATGACCAAGGATGAGTTCCTTGATGTGGAAGGCTCCATAATAGGCCGCATAGGCGCACGCAGAACCGTTATTTCCACCGGCGGCAGCGTGGTATATCGTCAGCCCGCAGTGGACCATCTGAAGACGCTGGGACCGGTCATCTATCTGGATGTGAGCCTGCCGGTCATTCTGGAACGCATCAGCCGCAACCCTGAACGCGGCCTTGCCATTGCCCCGGGGCAGACCATCGAAGACCTGTATAACGAACGCAAGGCGCTGTACGAGGCTGCTGCCGACTTCACGGTATGCTGCGATGACCTTGCCCCCGACACCTGTGCCCAGACCATCCGGCACTGGCTGGAGGCGCGATAA
- the rpsI gene encoding 30S ribosomal protein S9 → MSNEFNYGTGRRKNATARTRLYAGSGQILVNGRPYEDYFPRKTLQMVVRQPLELTKNLGKFDIKVNVAGGGMSGQAQAVRHGISRALLEVDADLRGALKKAGFLTRDARKKERKKYGQRAARARFQYSKR, encoded by the coding sequence ATGTCCAACGAATTTAATTACGGCACCGGCAGAAGAAAGAACGCCACCGCTAGGACCCGCCTCTACGCTGGCTCGGGCCAGATCCTTGTGAACGGCCGTCCCTACGAAGACTACTTCCCGCGTAAGACCCTGCAGATGGTTGTGCGTCAGCCCCTTGAGCTGACCAAGAACCTCGGCAAGTTCGATATCAAGGTGAACGTTGCCGGCGGCGGTATGTCCGGTCAGGCTCAGGCTGTTCGCCATGGCATTTCCCGCGCTCTTCTGGAAGTTGACGCCGACCTGCGCGGCGCACTGAAGAAGGCCGGCTTCCTTACCCGCGACGCGCGTAAGAAGGAACGTAAGAAGTACGGTCAGCGCGCAGCTCGCGCACGTTTCCAGTACTCCAAGCGTTAA
- the rplM gene encoding 50S ribosomal protein L13, translating to MKTFSPKPEDINREWFVVDAEDKILGRLATQIAHRLRGKHKPEFAPHMDNGDFIVVVNCEKIKVTGKKMSDKKYYRYTGYMGGLRETSLSDMLAKKPEEVIRKAVQGMLPKNRLGAAMLKKLKIYVGPEHPHVAQNPQTLEIQA from the coding sequence ATGAAGACGTTCAGCCCCAAGCCTGAAGATATCAACCGCGAATGGTTCGTGGTAGATGCCGAAGATAAGATCCTCGGCCGCCTGGCTACTCAGATTGCTCACCGCCTGCGCGGCAAGCACAAGCCCGAATTCGCCCCCCATATGGATAACGGCGACTTCATCGTGGTTGTGAACTGCGAGAAGATCAAGGTTACCGGCAAAAAGATGTCCGACAAGAAGTACTACAGGTACACCGGCTACATGGGTGGCCTGCGTGAAACCAGCCTGTCCGACATGCTGGCCAAGAAGCCCGAAGAGGTTATCCGCAAGGCTGTTCAGGGCATGCTGCCCAAGAACCGTCTCGGCGCAGCCATGCTGAAGAAGCTCAAGATCTATGTCGGTCCTGAGCATCCCCATGTGGCACAGAATCCCCAGACTCTGGAAATCCAGGCTTAA
- a CDS encoding HD domain-containing protein, whose protein sequence is MSNIRKSLLQFTFAGAYMKRWNDKLRPMELLEVDKQAHKMIVAWLLYQLNVEGRLQGERIKLGETIVEGGIFDYFFRLVITDIKPPIFYRIRENPTHYAQLISWVQGELEPVLAPLGNEFWERFVAYFAPNRKKTLGDEILDAAHLYASKWEFDLLKNLNGFDDEIPEIDASFNERLKAYSYLKGVPELLSGSDNVLGRLANLCGQLRFQKRWSQTPRVPETSVIGHMFLVACYSYFFSIVQDACGARRQNNFFCGLFHDLPELLTRDIISPVKKSVDKLDDFIKEYEAEELERRVLAPLRAEGYERLAWRLGYFLGLETGSEFDEAIVVDGSIKKLNFEQLQSHYNEDQFDPKDGVMLKACDTLAAFIEAYTAVRNGISVDELHQALWRLRQQHRKLVIGNIHVGALLADFD, encoded by the coding sequence ATGTCCAATATTCGCAAGAGTCTGCTGCAGTTCACCTTTGCCGGAGCCTACATGAAGCGCTGGAACGACAAGCTGCGCCCCATGGAATTGCTTGAGGTGGACAAGCAGGCACACAAGATGATCGTGGCATGGCTGCTCTACCAGCTCAATGTGGAAGGCCGGTTGCAGGGAGAGCGCATCAAGCTTGGCGAGACCATCGTGGAAGGGGGTATTTTCGATTACTTCTTCCGTCTTGTCATCACAGACATAAAGCCACCCATATTCTATAGAATACGCGAGAATCCCACCCATTATGCCCAGCTCATAAGCTGGGTGCAGGGAGAGCTTGAACCGGTGCTCGCGCCGCTGGGCAACGAATTCTGGGAGCGCTTTGTCGCCTATTTCGCGCCCAACCGGAAGAAAACGCTCGGTGATGAAATTCTGGATGCCGCCCATCTGTATGCCAGTAAATGGGAATTCGACCTGCTCAAGAACCTGAACGGGTTCGATGACGAAATTCCGGAAATAGATGCCTCGTTCAACGAGCGGCTCAAGGCTTATTCCTACCTCAAGGGGGTGCCGGAACTGCTCTCCGGTTCCGACAACGTACTCGGCCGGCTGGCCAACCTGTGCGGGCAGCTGCGGTTTCAGAAGCGATGGTCGCAGACGCCCCGTGTTCCCGAAACATCCGTCATCGGGCACATGTTTCTTGTGGCCTGTTACAGCTATTTTTTCTCCATCGTGCAGGATGCCTGCGGTGCGCGCAGGCAGAACAACTTCTTCTGCGGGCTGTTTCACGATCTGCCCGAACTGCTGACCCGCGACATCATCTCGCCGGTGAAGAAGTCTGTGGATAAGCTCGATGACTTCATCAAGGAATATGAGGCGGAAGAACTTGAACGGCGGGTGCTCGCCCCCTTGCGGGCAGAAGGATACGAACGCCTTGCGTGGCGTCTCGGCTACTTCCTCGGTCTGGAGACCGGTTCGGAGTTCGACGAGGCCATTGTCGTGGATGGCAGCATCAAGAAATTGAATTTCGAACAGTTGCAGAGCCATTACAACGAGGACCAGTTCGACCCCAAGGATGGTGTCATGCTCAAGGCCTGCGATACGCTGGCTGCCTTTATCGAAGCGTACACCGCAGTGCGCAACGGCATTTCCGTGGATGAACTGCATCAGGCGTTGTGGCGGCTCCGCCAGCAGCACCGCAAGCTGGTTATCGGCAATATTCACGTGGGCGCGCTGCTGGCTGATTTCGATTGA
- a CDS encoding CBS domain-containing protein: protein MLLRTRAWDIVREEFPVLRESSSLADAMRELNAVSDSGCLCALVMDDNSRLKGAVSMWDTVRFMEDNLLRGDALRGLDENRFEQMYVNACKVAGSTSVKDVMDTSPTVVAPDEPLLVVLEDFVKKGRSYAVVKEGPRVLGVIMIADIFKEISGQIVCHG from the coding sequence ATGCTGTTACGTACCCGCGCCTGGGATATAGTTCGCGAGGAATTCCCCGTGCTCAGGGAGTCCAGTTCGCTGGCCGATGCCATGCGCGAGCTGAACGCTGTCAGCGACAGCGGCTGCCTGTGCGCTCTTGTGATGGATGACAACAGCCGCCTCAAGGGAGCTGTTTCCATGTGGGACACTGTGCGTTTCATGGAAGATAATCTGCTGCGTGGCGACGCGCTTCGCGGGTTGGACGAAAACCGTTTTGAGCAGATGTATGTGAACGCCTGCAAGGTTGCCGGTTCCACGTCCGTGAAGGATGTCATGGATACGAGCCCGACTGTGGTGGCACCCGATGAGCCTCTGCTCGTGGTGCTGGAGGACTTCGTGAAGAAGGGCCGCAGCTACGCGGTGGTCAAGGAAGGTCCGCGTGTTCTTGGTGTGATAATGATTGCTGACATTTTCAAGGAGATCAGCGGTCAGATCGTTTGTCACGGATAG
- a CDS encoding HD-GYP domain-containing protein, giving the protein MCAAGSLIPDAIQEEYYQIALPILESFPKYRPPVDLFEFKENIARLQPYSKKGARLTNEQVEAVHNLCESGNLFVSRADHPIYSKHIIKQLDLVLVDQNLKQGEIADVFMQALALRVNEFAEQPVMPVFEQLYQDVMVFTEFLQQDRHRAKLFMRRLNRDHSLATHSVNTLVIGTWLFFASRTEYRRRDLDKAALALLLHDIGMCKVPAFILAKTTPLKVEEKDKLTPHPLIGAKIMHKLGFAFDEMKQATLEHHERLDGSGYPQKTKGEAISRFGRLVAVADSFSAMVCSRPYAPGMEPAEAARKLAEDKRRYDERFTMLLNHAYLTDAFRTAQSAQAQTAQQEKAPAAS; this is encoded by the coding sequence ATGTGTGCAGCCGGAAGCCTCATCCCTGACGCGATTCAGGAAGAATACTACCAGATAGCCTTGCCTATTCTGGAAAGCTTTCCCAAATACCGCCCTCCCGTGGACCTTTTCGAGTTCAAGGAGAACATTGCCCGGCTGCAACCTTACAGCAAAAAGGGTGCCCGCCTCACCAACGAACAGGTTGAGGCGGTGCATAATTTATGCGAAAGCGGCAACCTTTTCGTATCCCGGGCCGACCACCCTATCTACTCCAAGCACATCATCAAGCAGCTCGACCTTGTTCTGGTGGACCAGAACCTCAAACAGGGCGAAATCGCCGACGTGTTCATGCAGGCCCTCGCGCTGCGCGTAAACGAATTTGCCGAACAGCCGGTGATGCCCGTTTTCGAACAGCTGTATCAGGACGTCATGGTGTTCACGGAATTTCTCCAGCAGGACAGGCACCGCGCCAAACTCTTCATGCGGCGTCTGAACCGCGACCATTCGCTTGCAACCCACTCAGTGAACACACTGGTCATAGGGACGTGGCTGTTCTTTGCCTCACGCACCGAATATCGCAGGCGCGACCTCGACAAGGCTGCCCTTGCCCTGCTGCTGCACGACATAGGCATGTGCAAGGTACCCGCCTTCATCCTTGCCAAAACCACGCCCCTGAAGGTGGAAGAAAAGGACAAGCTGACACCGCACCCCCTTATCGGTGCCAAGATCATGCACAAGCTGGGCTTTGCGTTTGATGAAATGAAACAGGCCACTCTTGAGCATCACGAACGGCTGGACGGTTCCGGTTACCCCCAGAAAACCAAGGGAGAAGCCATCAGCCGCTTCGGCAGGCTGGTTGCGGTTGCAGATTCCTTTTCGGCCATGGTCTGCTCCCGCCCCTATGCTCCGGGCATGGAACCCGCCGAGGCCGCACGAAAGCTCGCCGAAGACAAGCGCCGTTATGATGAACGCTTCACCATGCTGCTCAACCACGCCTATCTGACGGATGCATTCCGTACTGCGCAATCTGCGCAGGCACAGACAGCCCAGCAGGAAAAAGCCCCGGCCGCTTCATAA
- the pyk gene encoding pyruvate kinase: MRTKIIATIGPASNSPETLTRLIQNGVRIFRLNFSHGDASMFTDLIALLRALEKEHGVPLTLLQDLSGPKIRIGELREGTITLDQRDRVVLGPSGSEMVRDLPFIPFDNPPIMETLEVGDKVVLSDGVLQFVITEKLPLGAFEMECQNNGILTSRKGLALPGKPVRLPAMTDKDKRDLRDGLALGVDACALSYVQTPEDILTAKAIIREAGKNIPVVAKLERQNAVDRLEDILEVTDVVMVARGDLGVECPLPMLPAMQKRIIRACNRAAKPVIVATQMLLSMVNNPAPTRAETTDVANAVLDGADCVMLSEETAMGKFPVETVSFMVEIAKQAEEIQFEAQKVRPPDDEKGTPDFLAYSACLLAEKTQADAIVSHSMSGSSARQLSARRPRQIIYALTPDPEALRGLNFSWGVKPEGVNKALSGHLERAEYFIETCPLLPEGSNVVITAGQPKPGAKARGTNLVKIYRK; the protein is encoded by the coding sequence ATGAGAACAAAAATTATCGCCACCATAGGTCCGGCGTCCAACTCGCCGGAAACCCTGACCAGGCTGATCCAGAATGGGGTGCGCATATTTCGCCTGAACTTCTCTCATGGTGATGCCTCCATGTTCACGGATCTTATCGCGCTCCTTCGCGCACTGGAGAAGGAGCACGGTGTCCCCCTCACCCTATTGCAGGACCTTTCGGGCCCCAAGATACGCATCGGGGAGCTCCGGGAGGGTACGATCACCCTGGATCAGCGCGACAGGGTGGTGCTGGGTCCCTCCGGATCGGAGATGGTGCGAGATTTGCCGTTCATTCCCTTTGACAACCCGCCCATCATGGAAACCCTTGAAGTGGGCGACAAGGTTGTGCTCAGCGACGGCGTTCTCCAGTTCGTGATTACGGAAAAGCTGCCCCTCGGGGCGTTCGAGATGGAATGTCAGAACAATGGCATTCTCACTTCCCGCAAGGGACTCGCCCTGCCCGGCAAGCCGGTACGCCTTCCGGCCATGACAGACAAGGACAAAAGAGACCTTCGCGACGGTCTTGCACTGGGTGTGGATGCCTGCGCTTTGTCCTATGTACAGACGCCGGAAGACATTCTCACCGCCAAAGCCATCATCAGGGAAGCGGGAAAAAATATTCCCGTGGTTGCCAAACTGGAACGGCAGAACGCCGTGGACAGGCTGGAAGACATACTTGAGGTGACCGATGTGGTCATGGTTGCACGCGGCGATCTCGGGGTGGAATGCCCCCTGCCCATGCTGCCCGCCATGCAGAAGCGCATCATCAGGGCCTGCAACAGGGCTGCCAAGCCCGTTATCGTGGCCACGCAGATGCTGCTTTCCATGGTCAACAACCCTGCGCCGACCCGTGCCGAAACCACGGACGTTGCCAACGCGGTGCTCGACGGCGCAGACTGCGTGATGCTTTCCGAAGAAACGGCCATGGGCAAATTCCCCGTGGAGACCGTTAGCTTCATGGTAGAGATCGCCAAACAGGCCGAAGAAATTCAGTTCGAGGCCCAGAAGGTGCGCCCCCCGGACGACGAAAAAGGAACGCCGGACTTCCTCGCCTACTCCGCCTGCCTGCTGGCAGAAAAGACGCAGGCCGATGCCATTGTCTCGCACTCAATGTCCGGCTCCTCGGCGCGACAGCTCTCTGCCCGCAGACCCCGGCAGATCATCTACGCCCTTACCCCTGATCCTGAAGCCCTGCGCGGACTCAATTTTTCATGGGGCGTAAAGCCTGAAGGCGTGAACAAGGCTCTTTCCGGCCACCTTGAACGGGCTGAATATTTTATCGAGACCTGTCCGCTTCTGCCCGAAGGGTCCAATGTCGTCATCACCGCAGGCCAGCCCAAGCCGGGGGCTAAGGCCAGAGGTACAAACCTGGTCAAAATATACCGCAAATAA
- the mraZ gene encoding division/cell wall cluster transcriptional repressor MraZ: MLFRGRSHRSLDPKGRLMLTPEIRDILLSRSQEGRLVLTTYDRCVVGYPLPDWEEFEQKFQKLKTPSLKVRNFRRLVIGGAEEMALDKQGRIRISADHMAYAGLDKDVVIIGQGSKFEIWDKARFEALMSEDSFDDVADELADSGIDFPI, from the coding sequence ATGTTGTTCAGAGGACGATCACACCGCAGCCTCGACCCCAAGGGCAGGCTCATGTTGACCCCGGAAATACGGGACATTCTGCTTTCTCGTTCGCAAGAGGGAAGGCTGGTGCTCACCACGTATGACCGGTGTGTGGTCGGCTATCCTCTGCCGGACTGGGAAGAGTTCGAGCAGAAGTTCCAGAAGTTGAAGACCCCTTCGCTCAAGGTTCGGAACTTCCGCCGTCTGGTCATAGGCGGCGCAGAGGAAATGGCTCTGGACAAGCAGGGACGCATCCGTATTTCCGCGGATCACATGGCCTATGCCGGACTGGACAAGGATGTTGTCATCATCGGGCAGGGCAGCAAGTTCGAAATCTGGGACAAGGCGCGGTTCGAGGCGCTCATGTCCGAAGACAGCTTTGATGACGTGGCCGATGAACTGGCCGACAGCGGGATCGATTTCCCGATTTAG
- the rsmH gene encoding 16S rRNA (cytosine(1402)-N(4))-methyltransferase RsmH, which translates to MTQGEESSRSGAEWSDHVPVLLNEVLEYLAPKPGGYYLDGTLGLGGHSEAIMEAAQGKAQLVGLDRDMATLGRARKRLERFGDNVHLFHSKYSDYEEVLDELGWDLLDGALLDIGVSSMQLDQAERGFSFNADGPLDMRMDPDGDTPPASHIVNKASADTLRMIIGKYGEEPMGGRITNAILDARAKAPIETTLELAKIVEMAYPAKWRAQARNHPATRTFQALRMAVNGELDELESFLETIIPRLRPGGRVVVISFHSLEDRLVKHAFADEAKGCICPRQIPVCVCHHTAQVRILTKKPVMAGEEELARNRRSSSAKLRAAEKL; encoded by the coding sequence GTGACACAAGGCGAGGAATCAAGTCGCTCCGGGGCAGAATGGAGTGATCATGTTCCCGTGCTGCTCAATGAAGTGCTGGAATATCTGGCACCCAAACCGGGCGGTTATTATCTGGACGGTACTCTGGGTCTTGGCGGCCACAGTGAAGCCATCATGGAAGCTGCTCAGGGCAAGGCTCAGCTCGTAGGTCTTGACCGCGATATGGCCACGCTGGGGCGTGCCCGCAAGCGCCTTGAGCGGTTCGGCGACAACGTTCATCTCTTCCATTCAAAATACAGCGACTACGAAGAAGTTCTCGATGAGCTCGGTTGGGACTTGCTTGATGGAGCTCTCCTTGATATCGGCGTCTCCTCCATGCAGCTGGATCAGGCGGAGCGTGGCTTCAGCTTTAATGCCGACGGCCCTCTGGACATGCGTATGGACCCCGACGGTGACACGCCCCCTGCAAGCCACATAGTGAACAAGGCCAGCGCTGATACGCTGCGCATGATCATCGGCAAGTATGGCGAAGAACCCATGGGTGGGCGTATTACCAACGCCATTCTCGATGCGCGTGCCAAGGCTCCCATTGAAACGACTCTGGAACTCGCAAAGATCGTTGAGATGGCCTATCCGGCCAAGTGGCGCGCGCAGGCCCGCAACCATCCTGCCACCCGCACGTTTCAGGCGCTGCGCATGGCGGTGAACGGTGAACTCGACGAGCTTGAATCTTTTCTGGAAACGATTATACCCCGCCTCCGCCCCGGAGGTAGAGTGGTCGTCATTTCTTTCCATTCTCTTGAAGACCGATTGGTCAAGCATGCCTTTGCCGACGAGGCCAAGGGATGCATCTGTCCGCGGCAGATACCGGTGTGCGTGTGTCATCACACGGCACAGGTTCGTATTTTGACAAAGAAACCCGTCATGGCCGGCGAAGAAGAACTGGCGCGTAACCGCCGTTCTTCCAGTGCCAAGCTTCGGGCGGCGGAAAAGTTGTAG